The genomic interval CACAGTTCACGTGTACTCGGGTAGGGTGCACATTGGAATccttttttaattgatttattattgtttataaatATGCGTACATTTAATATAAGATACTTTAAGAATTTCACTCAAGTAGCCTTCTATTTCTTAGAGTTGACCTTCACTTTTtccaaagtcatattttaacacaatttcTTAACTTTTGCTCGAGTATGACTTTAGGGTACTTTTTACTGACGCGGAACATTAATCCAGCAAATTTATgtgacaaaacataaaaatctcAAGCTCCAACAAGAAGTGTGCCTCATAACAAAACTTGACCTGCATATCATTCgggacactgagttcatttCTATTTTATATCAATATCAGCCTCATAACATCCGGACCAAAACACAACGGCAGCATTAAATTTGGAAGTGTCTCTTATCTGAGATCACAATTATGATAAGGAGGAAGCAGGCAGTATAGAACTCCGGTagcaataaaacaacatttctgtgtgtaaGCAGTGCTAACAGGTCTAATCAGGTCACAGGCTACAAAGTTCAATTAAAACTAAATACACACTTTGTTGTAATGAACCAGTCTAGATTTAATTTCCAATAGGCCCTTACAACACAGTGTAGACAACTGATGAGTTTAACATATTTGTATGACTTTATAGGTCTGCTTTACTTCACTGGATCATTAGGATAACTGAGAAAGGACACACAAGCACATTTACATCAGTCATGTCAATTATCACAATTAACAGTTTAACATGTGCAATCTGTGCTCACACTATAACTCACCCTGTCCAGtactttatgcaaatgtattaaTAAATAGGCCATACTACAGTACTGAGTTTCAAACTATACATCACCAGCAGTGGCGTGACAAACCCACACTGCCCTCATGtgtccaaacaaacagaaacagccGTATCGCAACAGGAAGGAAAGccgagaaaatgttttctgtgcGCCAACAATCCAccacaaaatatttttaaaaacatggccAAGAATATCAACTGGTAGTGCTTggaaataatgacaataatgacAAAGATCCAGTTCTAGAAATACTGCCTCTGAGAggactgaagacaaactgagccGGAGTCAAACAATAAAATGGAGATTTATAGTAATCTCTGAGTTTGAATCAGGATCACAAGTATGGATAAAACAATCTCAGTATAGGTATATAAAAAAATCCTGATAGCAGCACTGTAGTGTATTTAACATGCATATGTGATCAAAGGTGGTGTCTGACAGCTTTCAGTAAAAATACTCATATTTGGCTTAAAATTCTCAGCGTACAACGCAACGCAAACATATTGATATTCTAATGTTTTTAACAACACCCTGAGGTCTGGGTTAGTTATTTCACCAGACAGATGCTTTGCTCGTATGTGCATGTGATGTATGACAAACTTTTAAAGAGAAATTCtaaaaggaaaagaaattaaaaagaaagtgaCATTAGACAAAACAGGGGTGTGATTCAATCTCAACCTCTCCTGACTCACATACAGATCAGAAAACCTATCCCTTATCCCTAATCTGCCAACCAGGAAGGATTCATGTTGTTAACTGTGCGTCCGAAGACCTTTGACCCCTTGATAAGTCTGCTGTGACAGTAAGTTCAGCGCCACAAGTGGAGCTTTGCCTCTTCTTATTCAGATTGTTTCAAGAAAGAGATGCTCTGCTTAAAATATAAACTTTTATACTGAGTGTTGTTGCCAAATCACCCCTAAATGTCACATTTGTTACGCTTTTCACAACAAAAGCTGCATTAGCTGCAATCGATTAGtcaattattatttaatttctgactatgaaataataataataataataataataataataataatgttgttgcagacctttttttttaatacagaaGGAATGCTGCAGCAGATAAGGAAGTGGTCGCAGATTTCCTCACACCTGTGGCATGTTTAGAGCAAACAGTAAAAGCACGTCTCAATTTTTCTTCTGCTACTTCTACAGAAGTTTGTTCTTCGTTTGTTGACACTCTACCGAGACGCAGCTAGCCTCTTTAGGTCATTTCTAATCAGCTGTGTAAAGGAGCATCATGCGGTGGGGAAATCCGTCAGTGTGATGTCAAAGGCTGCGGACAGCCGAGAGGCGGATCTGAAGGAGCCCAGAACAGCGTGTGTGAGCAAAATGAAACATGGATGAGGAGGTCGTCGAAAGTTGGGAGGAAGCTGCTGATAGTGGGGTAAATAATGAAAGGTTCAATATACCTTCAGTTTAAGAGGGGGTTCCCGTTTGGTAGTGTCTCTGTAATGACGTGGTTGTTTTTGGAAGTTCTCAAAACGTTGTTCCTCGCACGGGCCAGCAGTGTAGCTAAAGCTAGCGTTAGCTTTAAGAAACTTGGCGAGCTAACGTCAAGTAGCTAGCTaggttagctaacgttagcgagcGAGACAGGCTTAACACGGACCAGCAAAGTGACGTTGACTTTTTCTAACTGATACCGAATGAAATAACCCGAGTATATCTGTTTATTAGCTAACGCTGACCGGCTAATACATTTACATGGCGCGAGCTAAACCCACGAAATTAAAGTTCCTGCTGAAATGCTTGACGTGAGcaaatgctaagctaaccatggCTAACATGGAAAATGTGTCTAATCAATGTTGGTGTACTTATTGGTCAAATTTACATCCCTCGCACAAGACAACTAAGGCCTCTCACATGGCACACACTCGCCTTAATTTCATCCGGAATGTGTATTGCGACACTAACAACCTTTATGTTGGACACCGACCACCGCAATAACGATTAGCTATCATTAACGGAACCCTTCTATAGGTgactaacgttagcttagcagcGATTTAGCCACCTTCGTTACATCGAAATGTCCCTGTAATAAAGTGAAGATAAGTAGTTACCCCAACTTTGCGAGAGCAAAAGTCGTACAGATTGTTATAATGGGTACAGTTACCCTTACATTTTGGTTATTTTAAGTTCGCACATTTTTTGTGGATCCTGGCTTTCACTATGCATACTATGATATCGGCTGACCGAGCGTGTTAACTTTGTGAGTTCATGTCGCTATTTCACCACTCCAAATAGTTGTTGGACAAGATTTTCGGCCATGTTGTTTGGTAAAACCCTGTCCTCGAGCTAGTTTTGTTGCCAAAATGGCAAGTTAGTACAtttagctaatgctaacattagccgtCGTCGCGGTACTTTGGCAGCCTATTGCTAGCTCGTGACGTCAAGAACGTGGCGCTGAGAAGAAGTTGGTCAAGTTTGTCAGGCTGAAGTTACAGATAGTTATCATCTTAACCTTCTGGTGTTAGTCAGCGTCAAACGTAATTTAAAAACGATCCTTCAATCTACCTTAGCAATTCTCGCTGGCAACATCAGCAgattaatgttagctagctgagcACTCTCTGTTATTACTTGGCAGCTGTCCTACACATGTATAAATAGCTTGTAACTGAATCCTGTTTTCCAGCCACTCTCTGACTCGCTAACCACCTCTTCCTCCTACACCAGATAAATCTGAccatgttgtttgtttacattaatGCATGTTTGGACTATCTCTGCACTTACAGGAAATGGAAAAACGGTTGGAAGAGAAGCTAAGGATCAGCCAGAGAGAAAAGTAAGGCTTGAAGAAAAGTGGTCccaaatgtgtcacattttaaaatcatcacTTCAATTTCCATTCAGAGCCATACTGCTCATGTGTTTTCCTGCTCATGTGTTTGGCAGGCCTGTCAACGAATACCCTTGAACATAACATAACCTACATAACATAACCTAAGAAATGGTACGATCAAATTCTTCAGTTCAACTTACAGATGATATATAACAAGAGCCAGTTTATTTCAAGGGATGCACCGATGAGATCCGCtaactttattttattagaGTGGCACTGGgcagttttggagaggaaattcaaactctgaattgtaatatttacaatatgaatgaggtaatattgacatgaataataaacaagctgtacTCAGAGGAAAATGTGGTCCTCAGAACACAATATGAAGCTAgtaaggtggcagggtccgtcaaatattaacaaaagtactttaaaacagtatgaaatggtTTTATCCTTTTAATGTTGActatttttttatctatttttttcaatcatgaaatcaaagtttgttttttagacatttaaaatcagtcaatgaagatctttttcCTCTGATTTAagtttcttccccaaaactacatagtgcacctttaatctatGAGTTCATGTATTCATATTTTTGAAGTGAGCTGAAACTGAATTTCAGAAATTGTTTAAGTATGTAATTTTGCTGAGGAGCAGGAACAAACTGAAATCGTAATAAAAGTATTGGGGTTTCTGTTCCTTAGTCTTTTGGCCATGCATGCATCATCTAAGCTATTATTGGCACCTCCGCCCCCTTGTAAAAGTAATagcctcttcctgtctgtcataTTACTAATTTTTGCGTGGTCTGCTTCCTGTCGGTCTGCTTCTAGGGAGTCCAGTAATAATTCTCAACGATCTCCATTGAGGACAACCATGGTGATACAGGACGACTCTCTACCAGCAGCACCCCCACCTCAGATACGCATCTTGAAGCGGCCCACAAGTAACGGGTCATTGGGATCCCCCTTGAATCAGAACAGGCCCACACCACAGGTCAAGTCTCTGGCCCAGCGTGAGGCAGAGTACGCAGAGGCCAGGAAGAGAATACTGGGCAGCGCCTGCCCAGAGGAGACGCCTCAGGAAAAGCCCAACACTGACAGGTAATCATCTACAAATATTGACAGTTTAGAGGTTTTACTTGCAGCTTAATGAGGCCTTGCTTGAGGGCTTTAGCTGTTGGTGTATTCCTGTAGTTGTGTTTAAGACTGTTTAACTTTTTGTGTGCCAAGTTTCCAACCGAGAGAAGGCCAGCTAATGAATAGGTGCTATTTTAAGgctcaaaaccaaacaaatgatcaaacCTATATTTAAAACTATAAATCAGCCTCTCCCACCAATACAACTGAAAATCATAATAAGAACTAAAGCAGATGCCACTTAAAAAATGGGACTTCTTCCAGCTGAATCCCTGATGAATTGTCAGAATCCACTCATCAGAAAGGATGTGGAGAACCCAGCTGACCTCCCCTTCTGATGTGTAActtttgctttcattttctAGACTACAGCTGGCAGGGGCACACTGCTTTTAGTTCTGCGTTTGACTTGGCAGGGTTTTGATTAACAGGAAGTGGCGCCTAAAGTTAATCACAAAAAGCTTTCTGATGCTGCTCTGCAGTATTTCATTGAATGGTTCTTTTCATTTGTGTTCAGTTGGGTTGGATTTACTGTGCAATGTGCCAAAATGAATAGAAAAGCAACCGAGAAACTCAAAGCCAAGAGGCAATACTATAACTAAAATCATGTGTGGATACCTGTCTGTTGGGAGACTACAGGGATTTGGAAATTAGGACAGTCCCGGAAAAAGTTTCTGCCCAGCAGTTGGCACGTGTTAAAGACTTCTGTCTCTAATTTattcctgtctcctgtctttcTGCTAGGCCAGGGCGCAATAACTCTACATTGCCTTCAGAGGACACCAGATCTAACAATCACAATGTGGGGCAGCCAGATGGCACCCAAGGGTTCCGACAGCACAGATAAGTGGGCCCCGGGGCCACCCAGCCGTTGAGGGGAGAGGGATCGAGGGCAAACTTGAGAGCAAAGACAGCAAAGTATCTTAAAACTTCCTTCCTGTGGTTCCATTCTATCAGACGGGCTGCGAGTACAGCCACGCTGCTGCCTCCCACCATCAGTCGTGTTGAACTGACAGGGAGCAAGGAACTCCAGGAGGAAGTCGGATGGAAATGTGctctcttctccctccccaCTCCAGTCTGTTTGACACTGTGATTATGGACATCTTCTGGACTCACTGTGATGATCCCTTTAAGAGAGGCCCCTcacctccatcttcctcctcctcctccagtcccCAGCCACTCCGCCTCAGGACGCCTGCAAGGCGGAAGCAAAAAACTCAAATGGAGGgcggcagagagaggagaagtgaCGGGCCATAGCAAAATGAGATGAGCTGGTTCCTGGGCAGCAGCTTCTCCCTAGCAATAATACCAGATATCACTTCTCAAACCTTTACACATGTTTTAAAtttttcagatgtttgttgacagtttttatctttttgttttcttgcttgTCTTTATTATCAGTGCTAGGGATGCTCTGATAACTACAGTACAGATAAAATAACTTCACATCATACATACACCACAAATAACCCATTCATTAAGAGTATTTAGaattgagatttttttaaataaacatatcTGCAGTTTTTATGAAATGGGATACATTTGGTTGGTGTTAAAACGGTCTAAAATGCTACGTTTCGGTTTCTTCTTACAGTTAAAACTCAGACACTCAGTGTCGCAGCTCGTGGTGTCTGGACTGGTACCTGCCCTGTAACTGTGCTGTTAGCGTTACCACCACACGGCTATTATGTAGACtgccatttgtttttaaaaactgaggTTAAGGGTCATGTGTGTCAAGATGTTTATCCAACAAGTTCTCTTAAAGCTATGTTTTTTTGATTTTAAGCTTTTCAGCTGTCTTCCTTGGACTCTAACATCATTATTtctatttaaaagtaaaagcagaaaaaaagacaaaatgaaaataagattATGGATTTAAGTCCATTTTTACTTAgtagcttttctgcctttttgtaTGAGATGGCAGCAATGTCGGAGCAGTATTTTAATCGGAATGAACCAAAATCCCATTTTAGAATCAACGTGTACATATATCAGTTAATCCAGATGTCATTATGTGAAGGTGCTGGCAGCGGCTCGAGGGGGGTGTCAGGTGGGGGAATGAATTTACTGCTGTACTCGACAAGCCTCTCTGTCATATCTCCAGCTCGTCAGCGGTGTGCTCGTTTCTTCATGTCCTTCATCGACGTACAGTACGTAGGAACTCAGGTGCAAGTGAACgagactgaatgaatgaaatgaactAAGATTGTATTTTTCCAGCGGGTTTGATTGCTCAAACAGCAAATGTCCGTATTAAAGCTTGGGCTGGCACTTTGATAGAAACAGTGCTGTAGAGTGTGCGGTGAAATGTAACTGAAATGATGTCCCAGGATGAGTGAATgccaggttgtttttttttctttttttgtctgttggCATCTGGGTTGTAACAGAACAGAAACGGGAACGTCACCCCTCGTGTGATTGGTCAGTGACTGATGGTCCTCTGCTGAAATGGATCACGGAGACACAGCTGTATGTGAACTGACTGCCTGGCTGAGTGACCAGGACCATTGTGCCCAGTAGATGTTGTTagtttttcacctttttatttGTTCAAACAGAGAAGAGATCTCGAATAAAGCCATATTCAGTGGTGCACACCATCAATAGAAAAGTTATTGTAATGGCTGAATTCAGCTTGTGCCTCCTGTATCACATCTTAACTTCCTGGTTGTTGATTTTTGTTACTGTAGTTCAAGAAACTGATCCAAGGGGGAATTCACAATACTGGTAAGAGATTTTAGTTCAGGAAATCTAGAGCAAGAGACGGACGGGTTTAGCTGAGCTCTGAGTGAGAACACAAACTGCCTGTAAATACTGATTTAATAAAATGATTTGCAAAAAAATGTCACTTGTTTTGTAATGCGTTTTCATTTAATTGGCTGCTGCTTTTGTCCCAAGCAGCCCAAAATAACCCCCAGTGACCACAGCTTCTTgatagaaaatataaacatcttAAGTTTAgataaaaaatagtttttattaACACAGGTAAACATGACTTTGCATTATTGGCCAAGCTGTGGATTTTGTGGATCCACTGCATTATTTGGCTCAGGTGACTGAAAGAGTGCCACAGAGGGACAGGTAATTGCTAGCTAAGGCTGATGACTGTGTGGTCTGTGGGGTACAGGGGTTGATTAAGAGGCGGCCATAATGGGGAGTTCAACAGAAGGACGTCCAGACGTTTGTACTGTTTCTTTGACTGACGCTTCCCCCACAGTGACCGAAGACAG from Sparus aurata chromosome 7, fSpaAur1.1, whole genome shotgun sequence carries:
- the szrd1 gene encoding SUZ RNA-binding domain-containing, which translates into the protein MDEEVVESWEEAADSGEMEKRLEEKLRISQREKESSNNSQRSPLRTTMVIQDDSLPAAPPPQIRILKRPTSNGSLGSPLNQNRPTPQVKSLAQREAEYAEARKRILGSACPEETPQEKPNTDRPGRNNSTLPSEDTRSNNHNVGQPDGTQGFRQHR